From the Lancefieldella sp. Marseille-Q7238 genome, one window contains:
- the glgP gene encoding glycogen/starch/alpha-glucan family phosphorylase yields the protein MNLDELSHQRYGRPLAELDDATVYELLMSVVSEKSAELPLNEGKKRLYYISAEFLIGKLLTNNLINLGLYDEVKRQLTEAGHDLNTVEEYEAEPSLGNGGLGRLAACFIDSMATLALPGDGVGLNYHYGLFHQKFKDNQQATVPDGWLEREGWLRDENTSFTVTFGSFSVTSKLFSIDVLGYERPKKNRLRLFDLEGVDDGLVPEDSIGFDKRELKKNLTLFLYPDDSDRDGQLLRVYQQYFMVSNAAQLIVKEAMDRGCNLHDLAEYAVIQINDTHPTMVIPELIRILTEEHDIAFDEAVTIVRSMVAYTNHTILAEALEKWPLEFLEEVSPKIASIIKKLDERTRAEFKDPAVQIIIDGKVHMAHLAIHYGYSINGVAALHTKILEESELKPFYDIYPEKFSNKTNGITFRRWLMGCNPGLADLLDTLLGTEWRRTGDLKGLLRFVDDDEVLERLAAIKDDAKHVMSEFLLAHQGAQVLDGSIVDVQVKRIHEYKRQQMLALYLIWKYLDIKNGNIPERPLTVIFGGKAAPAYVIAQDIIHLILTLSKWIANDPEVAPYLQVIMIENYNVTAAEHVIPAADISEQISLASKEASGTSNMKFMLNGAVTLCTIDGANVEIAELVGDENIYTFGASSDEVVKLYADGSYNAHAQYLKPGIKLLVDFITSPQFMATGNAERLRRLHDDLACKDWFMALLDLEEYIQEKELVCSDYEDRKLWLKKSLVNIAMAGQFSSDRTIAEYNDEIWHLTADK from the coding sequence ATGAATTTGGATGAGCTTTCTCATCAAAGATATGGCCGGCCGCTTGCTGAGCTTGATGACGCGACTGTGTATGAGCTGCTGATGTCAGTCGTAAGCGAGAAGAGCGCTGAGCTTCCACTGAACGAGGGAAAGAAGCGTCTGTACTACATCTCCGCTGAATTTCTTATCGGCAAGCTTCTGACCAACAATCTGATCAACCTCGGCCTGTATGATGAGGTCAAACGCCAGCTTACCGAAGCCGGTCATGACCTCAATACGGTTGAAGAGTATGAGGCGGAGCCTTCTCTGGGTAATGGAGGCCTTGGACGCCTCGCCGCCTGCTTTATCGATTCCATGGCTACGCTCGCGCTTCCGGGCGATGGCGTTGGTCTCAATTACCACTATGGCCTGTTTCATCAGAAGTTTAAGGACAACCAGCAAGCGACCGTACCCGATGGCTGGCTTGAGAGAGAGGGATGGCTGCGTGACGAAAACACCTCGTTTACCGTTACGTTCGGCAGTTTCTCAGTCACCTCGAAGCTCTTCTCGATTGATGTGCTTGGGTACGAGCGTCCGAAGAAGAATCGCCTGCGCCTCTTTGATTTGGAGGGCGTTGATGATGGACTGGTGCCTGAGGATTCTATCGGTTTTGATAAGCGCGAGCTGAAAAAGAACCTGACGCTCTTCTTGTATCCGGACGATTCCGACAGAGACGGTCAGCTGCTCCGCGTATACCAGCAGTACTTTATGGTATCCAACGCCGCTCAGCTTATTGTAAAAGAGGCGATGGACCGCGGGTGCAACTTGCATGATTTGGCGGAGTACGCGGTCATTCAAATCAACGATACGCATCCGACTATGGTTATCCCCGAGCTTATTCGCATTCTCACGGAAGAGCACGACATTGCCTTTGACGAGGCGGTTACTATCGTGCGCTCGATGGTTGCCTACACCAACCACACTATTTTGGCTGAGGCGCTTGAAAAATGGCCGCTTGAGTTCCTTGAGGAAGTCTCGCCGAAGATTGCCTCTATTATCAAGAAGCTTGACGAGCGCACACGCGCTGAGTTCAAAGACCCCGCCGTACAAATTATCATCGACGGCAAGGTGCATATGGCTCACCTGGCTATCCACTACGGCTACAGCATTAACGGCGTCGCCGCTCTCCATACCAAGATCTTGGAGGAGAGCGAACTTAAGCCGTTCTATGACATCTACCCTGAGAAGTTCTCCAACAAGACCAACGGCATTACCTTCCGCCGCTGGCTCATGGGGTGCAATCCCGGTCTTGCCGACCTTCTCGATACGCTATTGGGAACTGAGTGGCGCCGCACGGGAGATCTGAAGGGTCTTTTGCGCTTTGTCGATGACGATGAGGTCTTGGAGCGACTGGCGGCCATTAAAGACGACGCGAAACACGTCATGAGCGAATTTCTTCTGGCTCATCAGGGCGCTCAGGTGCTTGACGGCTCAATCGTTGATGTGCAGGTGAAGCGTATCCACGAGTACAAGCGCCAGCAGATGCTTGCGCTGTACCTCATTTGGAAGTATCTGGATATCAAAAACGGCAACATCCCTGAGCGTCCCCTTACGGTCATTTTCGGCGGTAAAGCCGCTCCCGCCTACGTTATTGCGCAGGACATCATCCATTTGATTCTGACACTGAGCAAGTGGATTGCAAATGACCCCGAAGTCGCCCCGTACCTGCAGGTCATTATGATAGAGAACTACAATGTGACTGCGGCCGAGCATGTGATTCCCGCCGCCGACATCTCGGAGCAGATTTCGCTCGCTTCCAAGGAGGCTTCCGGTACGTCCAACATGAAGTTCATGCTCAACGGCGCCGTGACGCTGTGTACCATAGATGGCGCTAATGTTGAGATCGCTGAGCTTGTGGGCGATGAGAACATCTATACCTTCGGCGCGTCCAGCGATGAGGTAGTCAAACTTTACGCTGACGGCTCCTACAACGCCCATGCGCAGTACCTGAAGCCCGGCATTAAGCTGCTGGTCGACTTTATTACCAGCCCTCAGTTTATGGCCACCGGCAACGCTGAGCGTCTGCGGCGCCTTCACGATGACTTGGCCTGTAAGGATTGGTTTATGGCTCTTCTTGACCTTGAAGAGTACATCCAGGAGAAAGAGCTGGTCTGCTCAGACTACGAAGATCGCAAGCTCTGGCTCAAGAAATCCTTGGTTAATATCGCTATGGCGGGCCAGTTCTCAAGCGATCGCACGATTGCTGAGTATAACGATGAGATATGGCACCTTACGGCGGACAAGTAA
- the malQ gene encoding 4-alpha-glucanotransferase, giving the protein MERASGVLMAVSSLPNHYGIGTFGREAYQFVDFLARAKQRYWQVLPLTTTSYGDSPYQSFSAAAGNPYFIDIDALKELGYLAENDADDLDFGSDPARVDYGTLFVSHRRLLERAFARFASDIPADFKTFCAKHKEWLEPYAEFMTLKETFGLRAFWEWPRQYQRRGQKSQEYAAQFSDKLLYHKMTQYFFFKQWDTLKSYANDHGVLIIGDLPIYVSRDSVEMWAQPELFKIDEKGDPVTVAGTPPDHFSSTGQYWGNPIYNWEYMKKNHYAWWVWRIRLSFELYDVLRIDHFRGFEAYWEVPFGAPDARGGKWTKGPDTDLFDELKRQLGKLPIIAEDLGLMTQELIDMREKTGFPGMKVLQCGFNGERDAGDLPHNYKPNTVAYVGTHDNQTGRGWYEHTATPREREQVDLYLHRAPDEPVSEALDRGIAASVSDTCIHTMQDLLGLGDEARMNTPATLGGNWCWRMERGAITRHTEDYLRTITETYFRIPKGDE; this is encoded by the coding sequence ATGGAGCGTGCCAGCGGAGTATTGATGGCAGTCTCGTCCCTTCCGAATCACTATGGAATCGGCACCTTTGGCCGCGAAGCCTACCAGTTCGTCGATTTTCTCGCCCGCGCAAAACAGCGCTATTGGCAGGTGCTGCCTTTAACGACCACCAGCTACGGCGACTCACCGTACCAGTCGTTTTCCGCTGCCGCAGGCAATCCCTATTTTATCGATATTGACGCCCTGAAAGAGCTTGGGTACCTGGCGGAAAACGATGCCGATGACCTTGACTTTGGCTCTGATCCCGCCCGCGTCGACTACGGTACACTCTTTGTGAGCCATCGCCGCCTGCTGGAGCGTGCCTTTGCTCGATTCGCGTCCGACATCCCCGCCGACTTCAAAACATTCTGCGCGAAGCACAAGGAATGGCTTGAGCCGTACGCGGAGTTCATGACGCTCAAGGAGACGTTTGGTCTGAGGGCGTTTTGGGAGTGGCCACGCCAGTATCAACGCCGTGGCCAGAAGAGCCAGGAGTATGCGGCGCAGTTTTCGGACAAGTTGCTGTATCACAAGATGACGCAGTATTTCTTCTTCAAGCAGTGGGATACGCTCAAAAGCTACGCCAATGACCATGGCGTTCTGATTATTGGTGACCTTCCCATTTACGTGTCGCGCGACTCGGTTGAAATGTGGGCGCAGCCCGAGCTCTTTAAGATTGATGAAAAGGGCGATCCTGTAACGGTGGCCGGTACGCCTCCCGATCACTTCTCCTCAACCGGTCAGTATTGGGGCAATCCAATCTATAACTGGGAATACATGAAGAAGAACCACTACGCGTGGTGGGTATGGCGTATCCGGCTGAGCTTTGAGCTGTATGACGTTTTGCGCATTGATCATTTCCGCGGGTTTGAGGCGTACTGGGAGGTTCCTTTTGGCGCTCCCGACGCCCGCGGCGGTAAGTGGACCAAGGGGCCTGATACTGATCTGTTCGATGAGCTGAAGCGCCAGCTTGGCAAGTTGCCCATCATTGCGGAGGATTTGGGTCTCATGACGCAGGAACTTATCGATATGCGCGAGAAAACCGGATTTCCCGGCATGAAAGTGCTCCAGTGCGGCTTTAACGGCGAGAGGGACGCGGGAGATCTCCCGCATAACTACAAGCCCAACACCGTGGCGTATGTGGGCACGCACGACAATCAAACAGGTCGCGGCTGGTATGAGCATACGGCGACGCCTCGCGAACGTGAGCAAGTTGACCTATATCTCCATCGCGCGCCCGATGAGCCGGTAAGTGAAGCTCTCGACCGCGGGATCGCGGCTTCGGTAAGCGATACCTGCATTCATACCATGCAAGACCTTCTCGGCCTTGGAGATGAAGCCCGCATGAATACTCCGGCGACATTAGGGGGAAACTGGTGCTGGCGTATGGAACGAGGCGCGATTACTCGCCATACCGAAGACTACCTGCGAACGATTACTGAGACCTACTTCAGGATTCCTAAGGGGGACGAATAA
- a CDS encoding ABC transporter ATP-binding protein has product MAEIVLKNVKKIYPNEKEQKRLFGKKPVQQKKSNLEVTDEGVIAVQDFNLEIKDHEFVVLVGPSGCGKSTTLRMIAGLEDISSGELYIDGKLMNDIAPKDRDIAMVFQSYALYPNMTVYENMAFTLKLKKVDQAIIDEKVRAAAETLGITAYLDRKPKALSGGQRQRVAIGRAIVRDPKVFLMDEPLSNLDAKLRNQMRAELIKLRQKVNGTFIYVTHDQTEAMTLGDRIVIMRDGFVQQIGTPQDVFNRPANLFVAGFIGMPQMNFFDAHLVRVGNEFHVETEHLSFDLAPETANLLGESWVAAPATDVTVGVRPEQIILTDKDDTTAFQGIIEVTELMGSTVHVHVKTDDGSFVLIVPATEIAKRDLEIGNDVWFKFEDNAVHLFDKETEKNLIKY; this is encoded by the coding sequence ATGGCTGAAATCGTTCTGAAGAACGTCAAAAAGATCTACCCCAATGAAAAAGAGCAAAAGCGTCTCTTTGGCAAGAAGCCTGTGCAGCAGAAGAAGAGCAATCTTGAGGTTACCGATGAGGGCGTCATCGCTGTTCAAGACTTTAATCTGGAGATTAAGGATCATGAGTTCGTCGTTCTCGTGGGACCCTCGGGCTGTGGCAAGTCCACGACGCTCCGCATGATCGCCGGCCTTGAGGACATCTCCTCGGGAGAGCTCTACATCGACGGCAAGCTTATGAATGACATTGCTCCGAAAGACCGCGACATCGCCATGGTCTTTCAGAGCTACGCGCTGTATCCCAACATGACGGTCTATGAGAATATGGCGTTTACGCTGAAACTCAAGAAGGTTGACCAGGCCATTATTGACGAGAAGGTCCGCGCGGCCGCGGAAACTCTCGGCATTACGGCGTATCTTGACCGCAAGCCGAAAGCTCTTTCCGGCGGACAGCGCCAGCGTGTCGCTATCGGTCGCGCTATCGTGCGTGACCCCAAGGTCTTCCTGATGGACGAGCCGCTCTCCAACTTGGACGCGAAGCTCCGTAACCAGATGCGCGCCGAGCTCATCAAGCTGCGTCAGAAAGTCAACGGTACGTTTATCTACGTTACGCATGACCAAACTGAGGCCATGACCTTGGGAGATCGCATCGTTATTATGCGTGACGGCTTTGTCCAGCAGATCGGCACGCCGCAGGACGTTTTCAACCGTCCGGCCAACCTCTTTGTTGCGGGCTTTATTGGCATGCCGCAGATGAACTTCTTCGACGCTCACCTCGTGCGCGTTGGCAACGAGTTTCATGTTGAGACCGAGCACCTGTCCTTTGACCTTGCTCCCGAAACGGCGAACCTTTTGGGAGAGTCTTGGGTCGCCGCGCCTGCAACTGACGTTACGGTTGGCGTCCGCCCTGAGCAAATTATTCTGACTGACAAAGACGACACCACCGCATTCCAGGGCATCATTGAAGTTACCGAGCTCATGGGCTCTACGGTGCACGTCCATGTCAAGACGGATGACGGTAGCTTCGTTCTGATTGTTCCCGCGACCGAAATCGCAAAGCGCGATCTTGAGATCGGCAACGATGTCTGGTTCAAGTTTGAGGACAACGCCGTGCATCTTTTTGATAAAGAGACCGAGAAGAACCTCATTAAGTACTAA
- a CDS encoding carbohydrate ABC transporter permease, with translation MKRETTINKIITVFFTVLSLAWIYPMVMILLNSFKEETAITTSSAFELVTPENAAGLANYISALERQGFAAAFGYSLVITVTSVVLILVCCSMCAWYVVRVNSRVCKTLYYLFVFSMVVPFQMLMFTLSNMATTLGFNTPFNICFIYLGFGAGLAVFMFAGFVKTIPLEIEEAATIDGCNPVQTFFHVVLPIMKPTYISVGILETMWVWNDYLLPYLVLDRTKYKTIPILIQYFRGGYGRVEMGPMLACIMMVIIPIVIMYLICQRYIINGVVSGAVKG, from the coding sequence ATGAAGCGGGAAACCACTATCAACAAGATCATTACCGTATTCTTTACGGTTTTGTCGCTTGCATGGATCTATCCTATGGTCATGATTCTCCTGAACTCGTTCAAGGAGGAGACCGCCATTACTACCTCGTCGGCATTCGAGCTGGTAACACCCGAGAATGCCGCTGGCCTCGCGAACTACATCTCCGCTCTTGAGCGGCAGGGTTTCGCGGCGGCGTTCGGATATTCTCTGGTTATTACCGTGACGTCTGTCGTGCTTATTCTGGTGTGCTGCTCCATGTGCGCGTGGTATGTAGTACGCGTCAACAGCCGCGTATGTAAGACGCTCTACTATCTGTTTGTGTTCTCGATGGTCGTGCCGTTCCAGATGCTTATGTTTACGCTGTCCAATATGGCAACTACGCTGGGCTTTAATACGCCCTTCAACATTTGCTTTATCTATCTGGGCTTTGGTGCGGGTCTTGCGGTCTTTATGTTCGCGGGTTTCGTCAAGACCATTCCGCTTGAGATTGAAGAGGCGGCGACTATTGACGGCTGCAATCCCGTCCAGACGTTCTTCCACGTTGTTCTTCCCATCATGAAGCCAACGTATATTTCAGTCGGCATTCTTGAGACCATGTGGGTATGGAACGACTACCTCCTTCCGTACCTCGTACTTGACCGTACTAAGTACAAGACGATTCCCATCCTGATTCAATATTTCCGCGGCGGATACGGCCGTGTGGAAATGGGTCCTATGTTGGCCTGCATCATGATGGTCATCATCCCCATCGTCATCATGTACCTCATCTGCCAGCGCTACATCATTAACGGTGTTGTTTCCGGCGCCGTGAAGGGTTAA
- a CDS encoding sugar ABC transporter permease: MVKMLKRWWPLFLLPTALSFLFGFVIPFIQGFYLSFCKFISISDAKPVGFSNYVAAFADKQFASAFWFTALFAVVSMILINILALAIALALTRKHLKGTNTFRTVFFMPNLIGGIVLGYIWNILINCVLSNVGEQLLALNSTAGFWGMIILTLWQQVGYMMIIYIAGLQSIPSDYLEAAKVDGANAWQTLWKVKIPNLMPTITICLFLTITNGFKLFDQNLALTAGEPKHTTEMLALNIYNTFYARQGAKWMGIGQAKAVIFCILVIAIVMVQLRATKSREVQQ; this comes from the coding sequence ATGGTCAAAATGCTGAAGCGCTGGTGGCCGCTCTTTTTGCTACCGACGGCGCTTTCCTTCTTATTCGGATTTGTTATCCCGTTTATCCAAGGTTTTTATCTTTCATTCTGCAAATTCATTAGTATCAGCGATGCAAAGCCGGTAGGTTTTTCCAACTATGTCGCGGCTTTCGCGGACAAACAGTTCGCCAGCGCGTTTTGGTTCACAGCACTTTTCGCAGTCGTATCGATGATACTGATTAACATTCTCGCGCTGGCTATCGCCCTGGCTCTTACGCGCAAGCACCTCAAGGGCACCAACACGTTCCGTACCGTATTCTTCATGCCCAACCTTATCGGCGGCATCGTTCTCGGCTACATTTGGAACATCCTCATCAACTGCGTGCTCTCCAATGTAGGCGAGCAGCTGCTTGCCCTGAACAGCACTGCTGGTTTCTGGGGCATGATTATCTTGACGCTGTGGCAGCAGGTCGGCTATATGATGATCATCTACATTGCCGGTCTTCAGTCCATCCCCAGCGACTATCTTGAAGCCGCTAAGGTGGACGGCGCGAACGCGTGGCAGACACTTTGGAAGGTAAAGATTCCCAACCTGATGCCTACCATTACTATCTGCCTGTTCTTGACCATCACCAACGGCTTCAAGCTCTTTGACCAGAACCTGGCGCTGACCGCGGGCGAACCTAAGCACACAACTGAAATGCTCGCCCTCAACATCTACAATACCTTCTACGCGCGCCAAGGCGCGAAGTGGATGGGCATTGGCCAGGCGAAGGCGGTTATTTTCTGCATTCTGGTTATCGCGATCGTCATGGTCCAGCTCAGAGCCACTAAGTCAAGGGAGGTGCAGCAGTAA
- a CDS encoding ABC transporter substrate-binding protein, which yields MSNLNRKQFVTLSASALCALGLAGCGGSKADDKKSDGDGAKGSVYFLNFKPEADKEWQDLAKKYTEETKVPVKVVTAASDTYAQTFQSEINKEASAAPTLFQTNGPSGLIGIKDYCIDLKGAKILDELTNDALKLEQDGVVYGVDYVEEDYGIIYNKKLLEKAGYKGEDIKDFASLKKIVEDIQSRKDELGVKGAFTSAGLDSSSDWRFTTHLANLPLYYEFKDTGDPEAKEIKGTYLPNYKQIFDLYINNSTCDPTQLAGKTGDDSVAEFVNEEAVFYQNGTWAYNDIKKLGDDALGMIPIYIGVKGEEKQGMCSGGENYWCVSSKADEDSQKATLDFMYWCVTSDTATKAIAEEMGLTIPFKNAKPTSNTLANIAADYAKRGNEAVAWDFIYIPSQEWKNNLSSALKGYAAGTESWDAVKTAFVDGWKTEKEANAE from the coding sequence ATGTCCAATCTGAATCGTAAGCAATTCGTCACTTTGAGCGCATCGGCTCTTTGCGCTCTCGGCCTTGCGGGCTGCGGTGGCAGCAAGGCTGATGACAAAAAGTCAGATGGTGACGGTGCAAAAGGCTCCGTTTACTTCCTGAACTTCAAGCCTGAGGCTGATAAAGAGTGGCAGGATCTTGCCAAGAAGTACACCGAAGAGACCAAGGTTCCTGTTAAGGTTGTTACCGCTGCTTCCGATACCTATGCACAGACATTCCAGTCTGAGATTAACAAGGAAGCTTCCGCTGCCCCTACACTTTTCCAGACGAATGGTCCTTCCGGCCTTATCGGTATCAAGGACTATTGCATTGACCTCAAGGGCGCCAAGATTCTCGATGAGCTCACCAATGATGCCCTGAAGCTTGAGCAGGACGGCGTTGTGTACGGCGTTGACTATGTTGAGGAAGATTACGGCATCATCTACAACAAGAAACTTCTTGAGAAGGCCGGCTACAAGGGCGAGGACATCAAGGATTTTGCGTCCCTTAAAAAGATCGTCGAAGACATTCAGTCCCGCAAAGATGAGCTTGGCGTCAAGGGCGCCTTTACCAGCGCGGGTCTTGACTCAAGCTCTGACTGGCGCTTTACTACTCATCTTGCCAACCTTCCTCTGTACTATGAGTTCAAGGACACCGGCGATCCCGAGGCCAAGGAAATCAAGGGTACGTATCTGCCTAACTACAAGCAGATCTTTGATCTCTATATCAACAACTCTACCTGCGATCCTACGCAGCTTGCCGGCAAGACCGGCGATGACTCCGTCGCGGAGTTCGTCAATGAGGAAGCTGTCTTCTATCAGAACGGCACCTGGGCATATAACGACATCAAGAAGCTCGGCGATGACGCTCTCGGCATGATCCCCATTTACATTGGCGTTAAGGGTGAAGAGAAGCAGGGCATGTGCTCCGGCGGCGAGAACTACTGGTGCGTCAGCTCCAAGGCGGACGAGGATTCTCAGAAGGCGACGCTTGACTTCATGTATTGGTGCGTTACCTCCGATACCGCTACGAAGGCAATCGCTGAGGAGATGGGCCTTACCATTCCGTTCAAGAACGCCAAGCCTACCAGCAATACTCTCGCCAACATCGCGGCCGACTACGCCAAGAGGGGCAACGAGGCTGTGGCTTGGGACTTCATCTACATTCCCTCTCAGGAGTGGAAGAACAACCTTTCCAGCGCCCTTAAGGGCTATGCGGCAGGAACCGAGAGCTGGGATGCTGTCAAGACCGCGTTCGTTGACGGCTGGAAGACCGAGAAGGAAGCAAACGCTGAGTAA
- a CDS encoding GntR family transcriptional regulator, whose amino-acid sequence MPKARFENIYRDLKVKILDGTYAYQTFLPTETELTASYACSRNTLRRALSMLSDETYLQPIHGKGVRVIWQKQSHEILGSLEGLESFHEYAERNGLIPFTEVKQFDAITCTAALAERTGFLVGDQLIRIVRIRGLNGVARQVDHDYLLSSAVQGLTEKDAARSIFSYLENTLGMRILTSKRQITVELASDEDSSYLDLGPYNSVAVTESNSFNSEGIMFEFTQSRSHPMTFCYNVISKREAKQV is encoded by the coding sequence ATGCCGAAGGCGCGATTTGAAAACATCTATCGAGATCTTAAGGTCAAAATTCTTGACGGCACTTATGCTTATCAAACGTTTCTACCCACCGAAACCGAACTCACCGCCTCCTATGCATGCTCAAGAAATACCCTCAGACGAGCGCTCTCCATGCTTTCTGATGAAACCTACCTGCAGCCGATTCATGGAAAAGGCGTCCGGGTCATCTGGCAAAAACAGTCCCATGAGATTCTCGGCTCCCTTGAGGGCTTGGAATCGTTCCATGAGTATGCCGAGCGCAACGGACTCATTCCCTTCACTGAAGTCAAGCAGTTTGACGCAATCACCTGCACTGCGGCCCTTGCTGAGCGCACGGGTTTTCTCGTTGGTGATCAGCTCATACGCATCGTGCGCATCCGCGGGCTCAACGGTGTTGCTCGCCAAGTAGACCACGACTATCTTTTGTCCAGCGCGGTACAAGGACTTACCGAGAAGGACGCCGCGCGTTCCATCTTTTCCTATCTTGAGAACACGTTGGGTATGCGCATTCTCACCAGCAAGCGCCAGATCACCGTGGAGCTGGCGTCAGATGAGGACTCCAGCTATCTTGACCTCGGGCCGTACAACAGCGTCGCCGTAACGGAAAGCAATTCCTTCAACTCCGAAGGTATCATGTTTGAGTTTACGCAATCCCGCAGCCATCCGATGACGTTTTGCTACAACGTCATCTCAAAGCGCGAGGCAAAGCAAGTCTAG
- the pepF gene encoding oligoendopeptidase F, with protein MTYESRDQIEEKYQWDLSSMYPSDEAFEQALVNIKAYPEQLAAYRGKISKSASELLSYLKLEDCVALEVEKALNYAERRFDEDTRKSKYQAYSAQCMSLYTQLEEAGSWFNAELLSIPEDDIARFYADEPALEHYRRKLEQILRMRAHTLSAAEEAILARANDAASQPENVYSMFEDADLTFDDVTDEKGQKHKLTSGSYIPMLMGHDRVLRESAFKQLYGRYNQFRNTSAAMLTSQVKQLKFFADSRKYESSLAYSLDKNEVPVEVYDNLIEAVHNNLPAFYAYMDLRKKQLGLDELHYWDIYAPLVADVDMKFTYEEACDLIVKALEPMGEKYLQLVKKGLSERWVDVFETPGKRSGAYSAGGKGMNPVILMNFQGTLDDVFTLIHEMGHSIHTYLSSHAQEITYSNYVLFVAEVASTCNEALLSHYLLEHETDPARHAYILNHFLEGFRGTIYRQCMFAEFERDINAMNGRGEALNADVLCKRYGELNKLYFGPGIVSDKEIEIEWARIPHFYYDFYVYQYSIGFSAAIALSQRILKEGAPAVRDYLNYLSGGCSKPPIELLRGAGIDMATPEPINAALASFADLVKQLEKELS; from the coding sequence ATGACGTATGAGTCCCGCGATCAGATAGAGGAGAAGTATCAGTGGGATCTTTCCTCTATGTATCCCAGCGATGAGGCTTTTGAACAGGCGCTTGTCAACATCAAAGCCTATCCGGAGCAGCTTGCGGCGTATCGCGGGAAGATTTCGAAGTCCGCGTCAGAACTTCTCTCGTACCTCAAGTTGGAGGATTGTGTCGCGCTTGAGGTTGAAAAAGCGCTGAACTACGCGGAGCGCCGCTTTGATGAGGATACGCGCAAGTCAAAATACCAGGCATATAGCGCGCAGTGCATGAGCTTGTATACGCAGCTTGAAGAAGCCGGATCTTGGTTCAACGCGGAGCTGCTCTCCATTCCCGAGGACGATATCGCCCGGTTTTACGCGGACGAGCCCGCGCTTGAGCACTATCGTCGCAAGCTTGAACAGATTCTGCGCATGCGCGCTCATACGCTTTCCGCGGCCGAAGAGGCAATTCTCGCCCGCGCTAACGATGCCGCTTCTCAGCCTGAAAACGTATATTCCATGTTTGAAGACGCGGATCTCACGTTTGACGATGTGACGGATGAGAAAGGTCAAAAACATAAACTGACCAGCGGATCGTACATTCCGATGCTCATGGGTCATGACCGTGTTCTGCGCGAGTCCGCGTTCAAGCAGCTTTACGGTCGCTACAATCAATTCCGCAATACGTCCGCAGCAATGCTGACCAGCCAGGTCAAGCAGCTCAAGTTCTTTGCTGATTCTCGCAAATACGAGAGCTCTCTTGCGTACAGTCTCGATAAGAACGAGGTACCCGTTGAGGTATATGACAATCTGATTGAGGCCGTTCATAATAATTTGCCCGCATTTTACGCGTACATGGATCTGCGCAAGAAACAACTGGGCCTCGACGAGCTCCACTATTGGGATATCTACGCGCCGCTCGTTGCTGACGTTGACATGAAGTTTACCTATGAGGAGGCTTGCGACCTTATCGTAAAGGCGCTTGAGCCTATGGGCGAGAAGTACCTTCAGCTGGTTAAGAAAGGGCTTTCAGAGCGATGGGTTGATGTGTTTGAAACCCCCGGCAAGCGTTCCGGAGCCTACTCGGCCGGCGGCAAGGGTATGAACCCCGTTATCCTTATGAATTTCCAGGGCACGCTTGATGATGTCTTTACGCTCATTCATGAAATGGGTCACTCAATTCATACATACCTTTCGTCCCACGCGCAGGAGATCACCTACTCAAATTATGTGCTTTTTGTTGCTGAGGTAGCTTCTACCTGCAATGAAGCGCTGCTCTCTCATTATCTGCTTGAGCATGAGACTGACCCCGCGCGTCACGCCTACATTCTTAACCACTTCCTGGAAGGTTTTCGCGGAACGATATACCGCCAGTGCATGTTTGCTGAGTTTGAGCGTGATATCAACGCTATGAATGGGCGTGGCGAAGCGCTGAACGCCGACGTACTCTGCAAGCGCTACGGCGAGCTCAACAAGCTCTACTTTGGACCAGGCATTGTGTCTGATAAGGAAATCGAAATCGAGTGGGCGCGCATCCCCCACTTTTACTACGACTTTTACGTCTATCAGTACTCTATTGGGTTCTCGGCGGCCATCGCTCTGTCGCAGCGTATTCTCAAAGAAGGCGCTCCCGCGGTGAGGGACTATCTCAACTATCTTTCAGGCGGATGCTCTAAGCCTCCGATTGAGCTACTTCGCGGCGCAGGAATAGACATGGCAACCCCAGAGCCAATCAACGCGGCGCTTGCCTCTTTTGCTGATTTGGTCAAACAGCTGGAGAAGGAACTTTCCTAG